The Drechmeria coniospora strain ARSEF 6962 chromosome 02, whole genome shotgun sequence genome has a segment encoding these proteins:
- a CDS encoding nad-dependent 15-hydroxyprostaglandin dehydrogenase, whose translation MTTVPFSVSGKTAIITGAGSGIGLAFAELLLDKGCNVLFADIALRPEAKTVVEKHAGGGGPRAVFVQTDVRCWPQLRRVLDKAVAEFGSFDIICPAAGVFEPAWSNFWHPPGSKQSGDDDDGGRYALLDINLTHPIRMTQLALSYWLHPDAAAPSAASSPASPSNAKRAILVSSIAAQLPTFQSPLYGASKAAISSFVRSLGRLDSSLGVRVNAVAPGIVRTPLWLEHPEKIVNLDQERDGWVTAEEVAEVMLWCLQSDDLVGGTIVEIGKDVTRNISIFNDPGPDMTVGKAMTASNVKDGDATVWDRLKDKNAWALGQHAKHE comes from the exons ATGACGACCGTTCCCTTCTCCGTCTCGGGCAAAACGGCCATCATCACGGGCGCTGGCTCCG GCATCGGTCTCGCCTTTgccgagctgctcctcgacaagGGGTGCAACGTTCTCTTCGCCGACATCGCCCTGCGCCCCGAGGCGAAGACGGTGGTGGAGAAgcatgccggcggcggcggccccaGGGCCGTCTTTGTCCAGACGGACGTGAGATGCTGGCCGCAGCTTCGACGCGTGCTGGAcaaggccgtggccgagttCGGCTCCTTCGACATCATCtgtcccgccgccggcgtgttCGAGCCCGCCTGGTCCAACTTCTGGCACCCACCGGGCTCGAAGcagagcggcgacgacgacgacggcgggagGTATGCCCTGCTCGACATCAACCTGACCCACCCGATTCGAATGACGCAGCTTGCCTTGTCGTACTGGCTTCACCCCGACGCCgcggctccgtcggccgcctcgtcaccGGCGTCCCCCTCAAACGCGAAGCGAGCGatcctcgtctcctccatcgccgcccagcTTCCCACTTTCCAGTCCCCGCTCTACGGCGCATCCAAggcggccatctcgagcTTCGTCCGCAGCCTGGGCCGCCTTGACTCGTCCCTCGGCGTGCGCGTCAACGCCGTGGCCCCGGGCATCGTCCGCACGCCCCTGTGGCTCGAGCATCCCGAGAAAATCGTCAACCTCGACCAGGAGCGCGACGGTTgggtgacggccgaggaggtggccgaggtCATGTTGTGGTGCCTCCAATCCGACGACCTCGTAGGAGGCACCATCGTCGAGATCGGCAAGGACGTCACCCGCAACATCTCCATATTCAACGACCCTGGGCCGGACATGACTGTGGGaaaggccatgacggcaaGCAACGTAAAGGATGGGGATGCCACGGTGTGGGATCGCCTCAAGGATAAGAATGCTTGGGCTTTGGGCCAGCATGCCAAGCACGAGTGA
- a CDS encoding saccharopine dehydrogenase, with amino-acid sequence MAPHNVLMLGAGFVTKPTLDILAESGIAITVACRTLESAKALAAGIKNAKPISLDVTDDRALDAEVAKNDLVISLIPYTFHATVIKSAIRQKKHVVTTSYVSPAMLELDQACKNAGITVMNEIGLDPGIDHLYAVKTIEEVHKEGGKITSFLSYCGGLPAPESSGNPLGYKFSWSPRGVLLALRNAASFYQDGKIVNVAGPGKNKSATTHASPSHAKMAAQGADMEHADLMATAKPYHIYPGFATVAYPNRDSTGYKERYHIPEAQTIIRGTLRYVGFPEFVKVLVDMGFLKDEEQSFCKEAIPWKEATQKILAAPSSEEPALIAAISAKTTFRDDEQRGHVLAGLRWLGLFSSDKIIPRGNPLDTLCATLEKKMQFAEGERDMVLLQHKFEVELKDGTKQTRLSTLCDYGSTEAGGYSAMAKLVGIPCAVAVKQVLDGTLSERGVLAPMSSKINDPLIKELKASGATCLVEGGPC; translated from the exons ATGGCGCCCCACAA CGTCTTgatgctcggcgccggcttcgtcacgaagccgacgctcgacatcctcgccgaatccggcatcgccatcaccgtcG CCTGCCGCACCCTCGAGTCCGCCAaggctctcgccgccggcatcaaGAACGCCAAGCCCATCTCGCTCGACGTCACCGACGACCgagccctcgacgccgaggtggccaagaACGACCTCGTCATCAGCCTCATCCCCTACACCTTTCACGCGACCGTCATCAAGTCCGCCATCCGCCAGAAGAAGCATGTCGTCACCACGAGCTACGTGTCGCCCGCCATGCTCGAGCTGGACCAGGCGTGCAAGAATGCCGGCATCACCGTCATGAACGAGATTGGTTTGG ATCCGGGCATTGACCATCTCT ATGCCGTCAAGACAATCGAGGAGGTCCACAAGGAAGGAGGGAAAATCACCTCCTTTCTCTCGTACTGCGGTGGCTT GCCGGCACCGGAGAGCTCGGGAAATCCATTGGGTTACAAATTCTCCTG GTCTCCCCGCGGCGTCTTGCTGGCGCTGCGAAATGCCGCCAGCTTCTATCAAGATGGCAAGATTGTCAACGTCGCAGGTCCGGGTAAGAACAAAAGCGCCACGACGCATGCGTCACCGTCACACGCGAAAATGGCCGCCCAAGGTGCTGACATGGAGCATGCAGATCTGATGGCCACGGCCAAGCCGTACCACATTTACCCAG GgttcgccaccgtcgcctaCCCGAACCGAGACTCGACGGGATACAAGGAGCGCTATCACATCCCCGAGGCGCAAACCATCATCAG GGGCACCTTGCGATACGTCGGCTTCCCCGAGTTTGTCAAGGTGCTCGTCGACATGGGCTTCCTCAAGGATGAGGAGCAAAGCTTCTGCAAGGAGGCCATTCCTTGGAAGGAGGCGACGCAAAAGATTCTCGCCGCCCCCTCCTCGGAGGAGCCAgccctcatcgccgccatctcggccaagaCGACGTTCCGGGACGACGAGCAACGAGGTCACGTGCTGGCCGGTTTGCGATGGCTCGGTCTCTTTTCCTCGGACAAg ATTATTCCCCGAGGAAACCCGCTGGACACGCTCTGCGCCACGCTCGAGAAGAAGATGCAGTTCGCCGAGGGAGAACGCGACATGGTGCT TCTGCAGCACAAgttcgaggtcgagctcAAGGACGGCACCAAGCAGACGAGGCTCTCGACCCTCTGCGACTACGGCAGCACCGAAGCCGGGGGCtactcggccatggccaagctTG TCGGCATCCcgtgcgccgtcgccgtcaagcaGGTGCTCGACGGAACCCTCTCCGAGAGGGGCGTGCTGGCTCCGATGAGCAGCAAGATCAACGACCCCCTGAtcaaggagctcaaggcAAGCGGAGCGACCTGCCTCGTGGAGGGCGGACCGTGCTAA
- a CDS encoding kinesin, with protein sequence MSLTAASRVRSRAKHSLKADHGVMSPPRRHLPQPSSLPQVPDVGAVQLSCDPSAEHVVVVSMYEVHNDRIYDLLTPASKSAATKDFRRRPLLFKSTELSPDRKVVAGLRKVVCTTLKDAVMVLEAGLLERRVAGTGSNSVSSRSHGFFCFEVKKRRRAGRGGLWAGSKLTIVDLAGSERAREAKTQGATLVEAGKINESLMYLGQCLQTQSEVGSSSKQPNVVPYRQCKLTELLFSNSFPSFSASSHSHGPRRNPQRGVMIVTADPRGDFNATSQILRYSALAREVTVPRVPSVTATILANSPPTTGNPLPPPSTAQHHPRPFVPPGTNSYRNYTPPMNADERATMEIAALEIARMSDEIDQLRDEAERHAEARMTAEAHLLSMEDRMLDLEAAIRDDCATEFEQRFTLELARFKASLALEKERNDEHWDRKVEVLERGLDLDAAVGDGEGDKENVLVEDLAQEVERLRLENNILRRELSIRNPSKRTPLADRDDFTPTAASSGANSPSSVPNSVTGSGVANLGRKLERMRLASGAGDGAKTATGTSNGSPTKKLRKLGAKRWEEMDDVL encoded by the exons ATGTCCCTCACCGCCGCGAGCCGCGTCAGGAGCCGTGCTAAGCATTCTCTCAAGGCCGACCACGGCGTCATGTCCCCCCCGAGACGCCACCTCccgcagccgtcgtcgctcccgCAGGtgcccgacgtcggcgccgtccagCTCTCGTGCGACccctcggccgagcacgtcgtcgtcgtgtccaTGTACGAGGTCCACAACGACCGCATCTACGACCTCCTCACCCCGGCCTCCAAGTCGGCCGCCACCAAGGActtccgccgtcgtccgctccTCTTCAAGTCGACGGAGCTGTCGCCCGACCGAaaggtcgtcgccggcctgcgCAAGGTCGTCTGCACGACCCTCAAGGACGCCGTCATggtgctcgaggccggcctgctcgagcgCAGGGTCGCCGGTACCGGCAGCAACAGCGTCTCGAGCCGGAGCCACGGCTTCTTCTGCTTCGAGGTCAAGAAGCGCCGGCGCGCCGGGAGGGGCGGCCTCTGGGCCGGGAGCAAGctcaccatcgtcgacctcgccggcagCGAGAGGGCGCGCGAGGCCAAGACGCAGGGCGcgacgctcgtcgaggccggcaagaTCAACGAGAGCCTCATGTACCTCGGGCAGTGCCTCCAGACGCAGAGCGAGGTCGGCAGCTCGAGCAAG CAGCCCAACGTCGTGCCGTACCGCCAGTGCAAGCTCACCGAGCTGCTCTTCTCCAACTCCtttccctccttctccgcctcgAGCCATTCCCACGGCCCTCGCCGGAACCCGCAGCGAGGCGTCATGATCGTCACGGCCGACCCCCGCGGCGACTTCAACGCGACCTCGCAGATCCTGCGGTACAGCGCGCTCGCCCGCGAGGTGACGGTGCCGCGGGTTCCCTCCGTCACGGCGACGATTCTCGCCAAttcaccgccgacgacgggcaaccccctgccgccgccgtcgacggcgcagcaCCACCCGAGGCCGTTTGTGCCCCCCGGAACGAACTCGTACCGCAACTACACGCCCCCGATgaacgccgacgagcgcgcGACCATGGAGATTGCCGCCCTCGAGATTGCCCGCATGAGCGACGAGATTGACCAGCtgcgcgacgaggccgagcgtcACGCCGAGGCCCgcatgacggccgaggcccaTCTCCTCAGCATGGAGGACCGCatgctcgacctcgaggcggccatcCGCGACGACTGCGCGACCGAGTTCGAGCAGCGCTTCACCCTGGAGCTGGCGCGATTCAAGGCCTCGCTCGCGCTCGAGAAGGAGCGCAACGACGAGCACTGGGACCGCAAggtcgaggtcctcgagcgcggcctcgacctcgacgccgccgtcggggacggcgagggcgacaagGAGaacgtgctcgtcgaggacctcgccCAGGAGGTCGAACGGCTGCGGCTCGAGAACAACATTCTCAGGCGCGAGCTCTCGATCCGCAACCCGAGCAAGCGGACGCCGCTCGCGGACCGCGACGACTttacgccgacggccgccagcaGCGGAGCCAACTCGCCCAGCAGCGTGCCCAACAGCGTCACCGGCAGCGGCGTGGCGAACCTCGGCCGGAAGCTCGAGCGCATGCGTCTCGCGAGCGGCGCAGGCGACggggcgaagacggcgacgggcacgaGCAACGGCAGCCCGACCAAGAAGCTGCGCAAGCTGGGCGCGAAGCGATgggaggagatggacgacgTGTTGTAG